Part of the Ignavibacteriales bacterium genome is shown below.
AGAGACGATGCTCTTTTTTCGCTGGTCCGCCTTCAACCGGAGCCATCGGCTTCGGAAAACGAACCGTCCTCTCGCCTCTGTCTGTAGCGACAACCATCGCAGCCCCCTTCGTCGCACGGACGTTGTCCGGTTTTGAGCTCCACATGTTCACTCCAGCCTTCTCTGCGATCCATCGAAGCACTTCTACCGGCAGCGGACCGGCACCAGCATAGTACGATGTGAATCCGTCGTGTTCCCTGCTCGCAAAAGCAATTTCATTGTTGTCTGTCCACCTGCCATGGATCCGGATTCCTTTGTCGTTTCCGGGGATCACTGCAAACCGCGGATAGTGCGGCTTCTTTACTCCGAAGTCGCGGAAGAATTTCATCCCCGCATCGTCTATTGAACAGCGGATCATCATCGGTCCGGGCTCATCCATACGCTTGAAGGAGAATCCCGTCAGCGTTTCCATCTGCTTCGGCTCGAACCGCTCGGGACCAATGTAACCCGGAGCGTAGAACCACACAACTGTCGCACCGCTCCCCTTGAAAAGAGCCTGAAGTTTTTCCACTTCATCCGGTGTCAGGAAGAATGTGTTGACCATAAGGAAGAGTTTGAACTTTGACCGGTCGTCCGGCTTCAGATCGAAACGATACATGAAGTCTGTCGGCGCGCCGACACGGTTGAACGTGCGTGCCTGCGAGTTCACCATCCAGTGTCCAAAGTAGTCGCTGATGACGATTCCAAAACCGTCCCAGGGCGATTCCGCCCACCAGTTCTGCGTCGCAAGCCACGATTTCGGTTCGTACACCGCCGCGATTTCCGAGACAGGACTGATATCAAGTTTCTGACGGTACTTCGCCCCCATGTCGACAAAGGATTTGACGACTTTGATCATGGGCGGCGTATCGAACCATCCTTTGTTCGCCTGGAAGGGCGGCATGAGGTGACCGAAGTCGAACAACCATCCGGCATGCCCCGTTGCAAAGACCTGACCGAGATCGCGTTGAAGAATCTTGAGCGTTCCTTCGACGGTGTCTGAACCGTCTCCTCCTTCACTTCTTCTGTACGGCTCGACATAGGTGCTCGGATCCATTTCCGAGATGAACATCTTGTTGTTACGCCGGATAGATTCGCTCAGGACACGATATGCACCGTCTCCCCCAACCCCGCGCGCTCGGCCCAGCCAGTTGCCGGCATCATCAATCACATCGCTGTTCCAACGCTGATTGCCCGGCACGTTGCTCCGTTGGTACGTGTAGGGAGTGGCTATATAGTCGAAGTCCGGCGAGGTGAGTACCGCCTCCGGCACGAGGTGCCCCGCTTCCTGTATCATCACGTTCTCAAGCACGTAGCAGAAAAACGTGCCGCAGATGACGCGACGTGCAGTTTCTTCTTTAATAACCTTCCCGAACATCGCCACCGTTTCAGCGGTATTCTTGTGATATTTATGCAGGAACTCGATGACGTCACGGTCTTTTTCCGGATCGCGCATTAATGGCCCGTTCTTGTCGATCCGCCGTTCCGGCGACGGAATCGGTCCGGCGACTCTCTCCATAGGAGCGCTGTAGTCCGGCATCCACCTGCAGCCAAGATAGTGCCATTCACCAGTATGCATGCCAGAAATCTGGTACCCCATCATTCTGCTCTTGAGCGGCGAGGCTTCCATGTGTTTCAGAAAATCACGCAACATCGCTGCTGCATCCTGTTTATAGATTTCCGATGCAAACGACGCAGCGTATGGATCGCCCAGCGCCGACCAATTGAAGCCCCCTTCAATCACCTGAGGCGCGATCTTAAATTGACCGGGGTCAATCGGAAGTCCACACTTGATGAGTTCGTCGGGATGAGCTTCTTTCCACCAGGTTGGTGCATACGGATGGAGGCGCGGAAGTATGAACGCGTCGGGAACAAGCTCCAGAAGTTTCGCGAAGTACTTGTCGAATCGCGTCCAGTCATATTTGCCGGGCCCAATCCAACCGTCTTCCATGCCAATGAGTGGATGGATAAATCGGATTCCCATTTTCCGGTAGGATTGCACGGTTTGCAACAGACTCGAACTCACTGCCAGGAGCGGGTATTCTTCCTTGCCGTTAAGATAAAGACGCGCCCCTCCCCGTTCCATCCGGACTTCGCAGCGGCACACGGGTTCGCCAATCAAGCGGTCAAGCTGCCGCAAGACATCGTTGTCAAGTTCGAGCTTCCTGTGTTCGAACAGTTCAAACCCTGGGAGCGTGGAAAACGGAACAGCCGCGAGTGTTGCTCCGGCCAGCTTAAGTGCGTCGCGTCGTTTCATACGTAAACTCCGGATCAATGAGGTGAGCGTGACTTCGATGCGGGAGTTTATTCAAAGTTCAGATGAAATGAAACTGAGAACTAGGAAAAACATGTTACACCCAATCGTTCTTCGAGAGTTAAACTCTCGAAGAGGGGGCAAGTCCGGGAGTCCCGCCATATAGATCGGCGGGCGGGTGAACTCTCGGACAACAAGAGGGCGTTCGGCGGACAATTTGCGCTGTGACGATGCAGAGGGAACGGCGAGGTGAAGATCGCTGTTGACAACCTCATGGGAGAGCGACTATCTTGCCATCCTGTCCTTCGTTGTACCGTGAATTCAAATACTTTCACACAACCATTACACAGAAGGGGTCACCGATGAACCGTGTCATTCATTTCGAAATCCACGCTGAGAACCCAGGGCGTGCAATTACATTTTATCAGGATCTCTTTGGCTGGAAATTCGAACAGTGGGGAACGGTGGAATACTGGGTTGTGTACACCGGATCCAAATCGGAGCCGGGTATCGATGGCGGCCTCGTGAAGCGCCAGGGGACGATCGACGGCACCGCGGTTATCGCCTACGTCTGCACGGTTGAAGTTGCGTCACTTGACGATTCGGTTGCGAAAGCGCTGGCACAAGGAGGGCAGATGGCGGTTCCGAAGATGCCGATCCCGGGCATGGGGTGGCTCGCCTACTGTAAAGACTCCGAAGGAAACATTTTTGGCATGATGCAGTCAGACCCGTCGGCGAAATAGAGCGGGCAGATCGAAAGAAGGCACACAGATGGCACTGATGATACGAGATCGCCGCTGATTGGCAGCTCTATGGTGATCTCGTGCTTTTTCTGTGTCATCTGTGTGCTGCTTCCCGGGGTCATCCACCAAACGATTTCAGTGTTGTTTTCAGTTTCTCTGCGGATGAGCGAAACCCCTTCTCTTCGTCCTTGCTCAGGTTCAGCGTCAGGATTTCTTCCACCCCGTTCCCTCCAACAACACACGGCAGGCTGAGGCTCATGTCGGTCACGCCGTACTCTCCCGTCATCATCGTGGAGACCGAGAGAACGCTCCGATAATCACCCAGAATCGTCTCCACGATCGCCACGAGCCCCAATCCGATCGCATAGTATGTCGCCCCTTTTCTCTTGATAATCTCGTACGCCGCGTCGCGAACGCTCATAAAGAGCCCGTCCATGTCAGACTGGTTGTATTGTTTGTTCTGCAACGGAGCAAACTCCTGGAGGCGCACGCCGCCGATGTTGGCCAGGCTCCACAGGGGGATTTCGCTGTCTCCATGTTCACCGATGATGTACGCATGAACACTCCGGGCATCAACGCCATAATATTGGCCGAGGAGGAATCTGAAACGGGAAGTATCCAGTATTGTACCGGACCCGATGACTTTTGCCGTCGACAGGCGTGATTCCTTCAACGAGATGTGCGTGAGGATATCAACGGGATTTGTCGCGATCAGGATAATGCCGTCCGGGTTGTGTCGAACAACATCCGGAACGATGGACCGGAATATTTTTACGTTTCTGGCGAGAAGGTCCAACCGGGTCTCGCCCGGCTGCTGCGACGCTCCTGCGGCGATAACGACAACCTGTGCGCCGCTCAGGTCAGCGTAACTTCCCGCAACAATCTTCACCGGCTTGCTGAACGACAAGCCATGATTGAAATCCATCATCTCGCCGATCGCCTTTTCGTTGTCGACGTCGACGAGAACGATTTCTGTTGCCAGCTCCCGGATCATCAGCGCGTACACAAACGACGACCCCACCAACCCCGTACCGACAACGCCAACTTTTCGTTTACCCGGAGTATCTAACATTTCTTGTCCTTTCTTGACTCTTCATGTCTCTCACCTGCCACACAGTTGCCAACGGCCGGCGGAATGCAAAGGTTCCGTTTCTGAAACCTTTCCCCTCCCGTGCCCGTTCTTACGTCGATTGCATCCTCGGCCATTAATTGCTAAATTTGCATTGGTAGTGCACATGTGGCTGAAAGCTGACAACTATCCCGAGCCGCCCACCAGGTTCTCGGAGAATCTGTTGCGTGGGTCGAATTATTTTATTTTCAGAGGAAGGCGGAACAGTTCCGCCATTTTTTTCGTCCAATACGTGTACGGAACTATTTTGGAGTCAATGACTTAGGAGGATCGAGTGGATATTAAGACAATCAATGAGATGATTCAGCGCGAGAGCGGGTTCATCGAAAATTTGACCAGCGAGATCAGCAAAGCCATCGTCGGACAGAAGCAGATGGTCGACCGGCTGCTGATCGGCCTTCTCTGCAATGGGCACATTTTGCTGGAGGGTGTCCCGGGTCTTGCGAAAACGCTCACGATTAAGACGCTCGCGGCCGCCATCAGCGCGAAGTTTCAGCGCATCCAGTTCACTCCCGACCTCCTCCCGGCCGATCTTATCGGCACGATGATCTACAACCAGAAGGACGGGAAGTTCTTCACCCGCCGCGGACCGATCTTCGCCAACTTCATACTCGCAGACGAGATCAACCGCGCCCCGGCAAAAGTCCAGAGCGCGCTGCTCGAAGCAATGCAGGAACGCCAGATAACCATCGGCGAAGAGACGTTCAAACTCGACGAGCCATTTCTTGTGCTCGCGACACAAAACCCGATTGAGCAGGAAGGAACTTATCCCCTCCCGGAGGCTCAGGTCGACCGTTTCATGTTAAAGGTGAAAATCGGATATCCGTCACGTGAAGAAGAGCTCCTGATCATGCGCCAGAACGTCCTCGGTGAACAACGCGACATTAAGCCCGTTGTTTCTCCGAAGGAAATCCTCGCTGCCCGCGAAGTTCTCAAGAGCGTCTACATGGACGAAAAGATCGAGCGCTACATTCTCGATATCGTCATCGCAACGCGGGAGCCGGCGCAGTTCAAACTGGAGAAGATTGCACCGCTCATCAGCTACGGTGCGTCACCCCGTGCATCAATCAACCTCGCACTCGCGTCGAAAGCCCATGCGTTCATCAAGCGTCGCGGCTACGTCATTCCGGAAGACGTTCGGGCAATCAGCCTCGACGTGCTGCGCCACCGCGTGGCGGTTACGTACGAAGCTGAGGCGGAGGAGATTACGCCGGAACATGTGGTCCAGGAAATTCTGAATCACATCGAAGTGCCTTAACATTGTCGATTAACCCGGCGTGAAACCTGGAATTGTCGATTGTCGATTTCCAGTTGTCGATTCGATAAAACCCAGAACTTGAAACTCGAAACTTTAAACCCAAGACTCTAAACTCGTTCTTGCTCCGCTTTGGAAACTAAAGAGCTTTTGAAAAAGGTTCGCCAGCTTGAGATCCGCACACGCGGCCTGGTGAACCAGGTCTTCTCCGGCGAATATCACTCGGTATTCAAGGGGCGGGGAATGTCCTTCTCGGAGGTGCGCGAATACCAGATCGGTGATGACGTGAGGACGATCGATTGGAACGTCACGGCACGGTTCGATCACCCGTTCATCAAGATCTTCGAGGAAGAGCGTGAGCTGACTGTCATGCTGCTCGTCGACATCAGCGGCTCGCAGTTTTTCGGATCACAGGGACAGTTGAAGCGCGATATCGCACTGGAGATCAGCGCCATCCTTGCGTTCTCGGCGATGAAGAACAACGACAAGGTGGGGGCGCTTCTGTTTTCCGACCAGGTCGAGAAATTTATTCCGCCGCGCAAGGGGCAGTCGCACGTACTGCGGATCGTCCGGGAGCTCATTTCGTTCGAGCCGAAGCACTCGGCGACCGGCATCAAGGGAGCTCTCGACTACCTCAACCACGTGCTGAAGAAACGGAGTATCGTTTTCGTTATTTCCGACTTCATGGACAGCGGCTATGAGGCTTCTCTTCGCATCGCCGGAAAACGTCATGACCTGATCGGCATCCGGCTTCTGGACCCGCGTGAACACGAGCTGCCGCGTATGGGGCTTGTGACGTTCCGCGACGCAGAAACGGGAGCGCAACGATGGGTTGACACGGCCGATCCAAGGGTGCTCACCGCATACCGGGCCTATCGACATGCGGTGGAGGACTCGAGAAAGACGACGTTTATCAAAGCGAAATTAGACAGTATCGATATCCGCCTCGACAAGCCATACATGAAACCTCTCGTTGATTTCTTCAGACTACGGGAGCGGCGTTGGTAGGTGCGGTCAATTCCCCTCAATCGTATACGATGAAACGGATCGTTACCGGCATATTGCTTGTGCTTTTCGCCGTGGCGGCCCGGGCTCAGGAACCCCGG
Proteins encoded:
- a CDS encoding L-lactate dehydrogenase; its protein translation is MLDTPGKRKVGVVGTGLVGSSFVYALMIRELATEIVLVDVDNEKAIGEMMDFNHGLSFSKPVKIVAGSYADLSGAQVVVIAAGASQQPGETRLDLLARNVKIFRSIVPDVVRHNPDGIILIATNPVDILTHISLKESRLSTAKVIGSGTILDTSRFRFLLGQYYGVDARSVHAYIIGEHGDSEIPLWSLANIGGVRLQEFAPLQNKQYNQSDMDGLFMSVRDAAYEIIKRKGATYYAIGLGLVAIVETILGDYRSVLSVSTMMTGEYGVTDMSLSLPCVVGGNGVEEILTLNLSKDEEKGFRSSAEKLKTTLKSFGG
- a CDS encoding DUF58 domain-containing protein, which gives rise to MKKVRQLEIRTRGLVNQVFSGEYHSVFKGRGMSFSEVREYQIGDDVRTIDWNVTARFDHPFIKIFEEERELTVMLLVDISGSQFFGSQGQLKRDIALEISAILAFSAMKNNDKVGALLFSDQVEKFIPPRKGQSHVLRIVRELISFEPKHSATGIKGALDYLNHVLKKRSIVFVISDFMDSGYEASLRIAGKRHDLIGIRLLDPREHELPRMGLVTFRDAETGAQRWVDTADPRVLTAYRAYRHAVEDSRKTTFIKAKLDSIDIRLDKPYMKPLVDFFRLRERRW
- a CDS encoding VOC family protein, with the protein product MNRVIHFEIHAENPGRAITFYQDLFGWKFEQWGTVEYWVVYTGSKSEPGIDGGLVKRQGTIDGTAVIAYVCTVEVASLDDSVAKALAQGGQMAVPKMPIPGMGWLAYCKDSEGNIFGMMQSDPSAK
- a CDS encoding MoxR family ATPase, producing MDIKTINEMIQRESGFIENLTSEISKAIVGQKQMVDRLLIGLLCNGHILLEGVPGLAKTLTIKTLAAAISAKFQRIQFTPDLLPADLIGTMIYNQKDGKFFTRRGPIFANFILADEINRAPAKVQSALLEAMQERQITIGEETFKLDEPFLVLATQNPIEQEGTYPLPEAQVDRFMLKVKIGYPSREEELLIMRQNVLGEQRDIKPVVSPKEILAAREVLKSVYMDEKIERYILDIVIATREPAQFKLEKIAPLISYGASPRASINLALASKAHAFIKRRGYVIPEDVRAISLDVLRHRVAVTYEAEAEEITPEHVVQEILNHIEVP